The Rhodospirillaceae bacterium nucleotide sequence GCGATCGCCGCCCCGTCCACCTCGGTGATGATGCCCTGTTTCACCAGCATCGCGGCATGGGCCAGCGACCCCTCGATGTCCTCGGCATAAAGGCGCTTGTCGACGCCGATGGAGGCATTAATCTGCTGCATGATCGCTGCCGGGCCTGCAGCAAAACGACCGCCCCACATGCTGTTGGCGGAATCCGGTGACGGTGAGGATTGGTTCTTGGCACTCATGATACTGAAAAAAACCGCCTTTTTGGCCATTTTCCTGGGAATCCTGCTGGGGTCCGCCCCCCATCAACCGGCTCTGGCCGACGGCGCCGCCCCAAAACCCGGCGACTTTAGCCCGTTCGATCCGCCCCTGCCAACGCCCAATGAGCCCTTCCAGGACGCGCTTGGCGGCAAGGTCACCCTCGCGGAGTTCAAGGGCCAGGTCGTGGTGCTGAATTTCTGGGCCAGCTGGTGCGCGCCCTGCGTCGCCGAAATGCCGACCCTCGACGCCCTCCAGGCCTCCCTTGGCGATCAGGGCTTGAAGGTCATCGCCATCAGCCTCGACCGCGACGGCATCAAGAAGGCGGCCCCCTTCTTCCGCCGCACCGGCGTCAAGAACCTCACCCTCTACACCGACCGCATGAGCGATCTATTCCAGGAGCTGAAAGGCAACGCGCTCCCCACCACCTATGTCCTCGACCGTGACGGCAACGTCGTCTCCATCTATATCGGCGCCACCAATTGGAACGCGCAGCCGATCAAGGACGTGCTGAAGAAATATCTCGATGTGAAGCCGGCCGGTTGAGGCGAGCGCCCGTCAAACATCTTCCATCGGCGGCAATGACAGAATAAGCGGGTATTTCTCTGCCAGTTCCGGGCAGCCCGCTTCGAAATTCCGGCGCATGCGTCGGCGCAGGTCGAAATCCAGATCCGGCACGGGCTCGCCGTCGCTGAAGCGCAGGCGACCATCAAGCGCCGGCGCGGCGTCGGGCGTACCCGGCCAGACGATCTCGCCATTGGTCGGCGAGTACCAGAAATAGCGGATATAGAGCTCCCGTGCGCCGCCGCTGAAATCCTGCGCCTTGAGCGACTGCACCAGGATTGACTGATCGGTAAGGGGTATCTCCGCCAGGATAGCCGGGATGAGACAGTCCTGGGTCGCCGGCCAATCCGCAACACCTTCCAGCGCCGGATAGTCGCGGGCAAAACCGTTGCGCATCGCGGTTTCCAGATTGGCGCCGTAATAGGTGGCGTTGAGACCGTGCGTCTCGCAGGCCGCCAGCACCAGCGCCGTCAGGCCGGAGAAGAATGCCTTGGAAAAGGTAGTGGCGCTCCGCATCGCGCGCCGTCGGTCGCTTAGCGGGTGGGGACCGGCGTCTCGCCACTGTAGTCGTAGAAGCCGCGGCCGGCTTTCTTGCCGTACCAGCCGGCTTCGACATATTTCACCAGCAGCGGGCACGGGCGGTACTTGCTGTCGGCGAGGCCCTCATAGAGCACCTGCATCACAGCAAGGCACACGTCGAGGCCGATGAAATCGGCAAGCTCCAGCGGACCCATCGGATGGTTGGCGCCAAGACGCATCGCCGTGTCGATGGCATCCACATTGCCGACACCTTCATAGAGCGTATAGACCGCCTCGTTGATCATCGGCAGCAGGATGCGGTTGACGATGAAGGCCGGGAAATCTTCCGAGGTCGCCGTGGTCTTGCCGAGCTTTTCGGCCAAGTCGCGGATCTGGGTGAAGGTATCGTCATCGGTAGCCAAGCCCCGGATCAGCTCGACCAGCTGCATCAGCGGCACCGGGTTCATGAAATGCATGCCGATGAACTTCTGCGGCCGGTCGGTCGCGGCGGCAAGCCGCGTGATCGAGATCGAGGAGGTGTTCGAGGCGAGCAGCGTCTCGGCTTTGAGATGCGGGCACACGGCGCGCATGATCTCCTTCTTGATCTCTTCCTTCTCGGTCGCGGCTTCGATCACGAAATCGCTGGGGCCGAGATCCTTCAGGGACTGGCTGGTCTTGATGCGCTTGATCGCCGCGTCTTCATCGGCCTGGGTGATGAAGCCGCGCTTCACCTGGCGGTTCATGTTGGCGCGGATCGTCTCCAGCGCCTTGTTGAGCTGCGCCGGGTTGTTGTCGACCATGATGACGTCGAGCTTGGCCAGCGAGCAGACATGGGCGATGCCGTTGCCCATCTGACCCGCACCGATGATGCCGACTGTTTCGATCGTCACGTCTGGACCTCTTCTTTTCGTTGCTCCGGAACAAGGCGGCCCGCCGATCTTTCAGCGGGCCGCCCGTCCGGTTCGTTTTGGCTCACTTGCCGAGTTCTTTCGCCAGTTCCGGCACCGCCGTGAACAGGTCGGCGACCAGGCCATAATCGGCGACCTGGAAGATCGGCGCGTCTTCATCCTTGTTGATGGCGACGATGACCTTGCTGTCCTTCATGCCGGCCAGGTGCTGAATGGCACCCGAGATACCGACCGCGACATAGAGGTCCGGCGCCACGATCTTGCCGGTCTGGCCGACCTGGTAATCGTTGGGCACGAAGCCTGCATCGACCGCCGCGCGCGACGCGCCAACCGCGGCACCCAGCTTGTCGGCCACTTCCTCGAGCATCTTGAAATTCTCGCCGGACTGCATGCCGCGGCCACCCGAGACCACGATGCGCGCCGAGGTGAGTTCCGGCCGCTCGGTCTTCTGCACTTCCTGGCCCAGAAACTTCGAGAGACCCGCATCGCCACCCGAGGCGACCTTCTCGATCGCAGCCGAGCCACCGGTTTCGGCAGCGGCGTCAAACGCCGTCGCACGCACGGTGATGATCTTGATCTTGTCCGAGGACTGCACCGTGGTCATCGCATTGCCGGCATAGGTCGGGCGCACGAAGGTATCGGCGCTTTCGACCGCGGAGATTTCCGAGATCTGCTGCACGTCCAGGAGGGCCGAGGCCCGCGGCAGGATGTTCTTGCCGTTGACGGTCGCCGCCGAGAGGATGTGGCTGTAATTGCCGGCCAGGCCCACGATCAGCTTGGCGACGTTTTCGGCGAGCGCATGGCCGTAGATCGCGTCGTCGGCCAGCAGCACCTTGGAAACGCCGGCCACCTTGGCGGCGGCGTCCGCAGCGCCCTGCGCACCGGCGCCGGCCACCAGGATATGAATGTCGCCGCCGATCACTTTAGCGGCGGTAACGGCATGCAAGGTCGCCGATTTCAGCGACGCGTTGTCATGCTCGGCAAGGACGAGAATGCTCATGGATTGATCCTCAGATGACTTTTGCTTCATTCTTCAGCTTGTCGACCAGCTCAGCGACCGACTTGACCTTGATGCCGGCGGAGCGCTTGGGCGGCTCGGCAACTTTCAGGGTCTTCACACGCGGGGTGGGGTCGACGCCGAGCTGCTCCGGGGTCAGCGCATCAATCGGCTTCTTCTTCGCCTTCATGATGTTGGGCAAGCTTGCATAGCGCGGTTCGTTCAAGCGGAGGTCGGTGGTCATGACGAAGGGCGTCTTGACCTCGATCGTCTCCAGCCCGCCATCGACTTCGCGCGTCACATTGGCGGTGTTGTTGTCGTTCAAGACCAGCTTCGAGGCGAAGGTCGCCTGCGGCCAGCCGAGCAGCGCCGAAAGCATCTGACCGGTCTGGTTGGCGTCGTCGTCGATCGCCTGCTTGCCGAGAATGACCAGACCCGGCTGTTCCTTGTCGACCACGGCCTTCAAGAGCTTGGCGACCGCGAGAGGCTGCAGTTCGACATCGGTCTGCACATGGATGCCGCGATCGGCGCCCATGGCGAGCGCCGTGCGGATGGTCTCGGCGCATTGCGCATTGCCCAGCGAGACAGCGACGATTTCCGTCACCTTGCCGGCTTCCTTGAGGCGGACAGCCTCCTCGGTCGCGATTTCGCAGAAGGGATTCATGGACATCTTGACGTTCTGGGTTTCGACGCCCGTGCCGTCCGCTTTGACGCGAACCTTCACATTGGCATCGATCACCCGCTTAACAGCGACGAGGACTTTCATCTTCAAGGACCCGGATGAGACAGTGTTTGAACAACTGTGGTTGCAACGGCCGATACCCCCGCACACCGCTTTAATACGGCCGCGAGGCAGCAAATTTCGCATGCGCAAAATAGGGGCATGGCATCTTTGTGTCAACGTGGCGAGGGAACTCGCCAAGAAACGTCAGCCTTGCGCTTAATTGCGCAATATCAAGCACTTCACAGCAATGCCGCGGACCCGATTAACCACAATCCGCGAGCGCCTCGGCCAGCTGCATGCAGCTTCCTTGGGCAATCGCTGCCAGGATTTTGGGCAATCCGGCGCCATTTGAGAGCGAGTCTCCCGCACCTGCTTTGGTGCTTTTGCCGCTCTATCGGTTTTTCCCCGGCACCCACAGCACATCCGCCTTCCCCTTGTCATTGACGTAGCGCGCCATGACAAAAAGGAGGTCGGAGAGCCGGTTGATGTAGCGCAGACCCGCCGGATTGACGGTTTCCACATCCATGAGCGCCGTGATCTCGCGCTCGGCGCGCCTCGCTATCGTGCGCGCAAGATGGAGATAGGCCGCAGCCGGCGTGCCGCCGGAGAGCACGAAGCTTTTCAGCGGCTGCAATTCGGCATTCAGCCGGTCGATCTCCTGCTCCAGCCGCTCGACCTGCGCCTCGACCACACGCAAGGGCGGATAGTCTGTTGGATCCTCCGGCTGGCAGAGATCGGCCCCAAGATCGAACAGATCGTTCTGGATCCGGTTCAGCATTGCATCGATGTCGTCACGGGTATGAAGCCGCGCCACGCCGATCGCGGCATTGGCCTCATCGACCGTGCCATAGGCACTGACGCGCAGGTCATGCTTCTTCACCCGCTTGCCGGAGCCCAGCGAGGTCGAGCCCTTGTCGCCGCCCTTGGTATAAATGCGCGTGAGCTGGACCATGGCGGCTAGCGTGCCATCAGATAGAGCACCAGCAAGGCGACGGCCCCGGCCTGGAACACGACGCGGTAGCGCATCAGCTTGTTGCTGTTGTTCTTGTTGAATGTGCCGCCCTTGCCCATGTTGAAGACGCCGACCAGCAGCGACCCCAAGGCGAGGATCATGAAGATGATGAGGAGGATGAGGAGAATGTTTGTCATGTTCCGATGATAGCGGCGTGATAGCTGCCGCGCTAGAGTGAAGGGGAAGCACCCCGGAAATGGGGTCTGGGCACAACACCCTACGGGACCCACAAGGAAACGGACCATGCGACGTATAGTCCTGCCGGACGGCAGCAGCATTCCCGCGATCGGCCAGGGCACCTGGCGCATGGGCGAGAAGCCCGCGCAGCGAGAGGCGGAAGTCTCGGCCCTCCAGGCCGGCATCGATCTCGGCCTGACGCTCATCGACACCGCCGAGATGTACGGTGATGGCGGCGCCGAGGTGGTGGTGGGCGAGGCCATCCAGGGCCGCCGCGACCAGGTCTATCTAGTGAGCAAGGTGCTTCCCAGCAATGCAAGCTTTGCTGGGACCGTGGCCGCCTGCGAGCGGAGCCTCAAGCGATTGCAGACCGACCGGCTCGATCTCTATCTGCTCCACTGGCGCGGTGGCGATCCCTTGGCCGAGACGTTGAAGGCGTTTCTGCACCTCCAGGCACAGGGCAAGATCAAGAGCTTCGGCGTCAGCAATTTCGACAGCAACGACATGAAGCAATGGCTGGCGATCTCGGGTGCCGCCGCGACGCAGACCAACCAGATCCTCTACAATGTCGGCGTGCGCGGGCCCGAGCATGATCTCGTGCCCCTGATGACCCGGCACGGCATCGCCCTCATGGCCTATTGCCCTCTGGCGCAAGGCGATGTGACGGCGTTCGCGAAGCTGCAGCCCATCGCCGCCCGCCATGAGGCGACCGTGGCGCAGGTGATGCTGGCCTGGGCGACGCGCCACAAGCTGAGCTTTGCCGTGCCGAAAAGCAGCCATGTGGCACGTCTCAAGGAAAACGCCGCCGCCATGGACCTTCGCCTCACCCCAGAGGACTTGGCCGAGATCGACGCCGCCTTTCCGGCTCCGAAGAAGGCGGTGCCGCTGGAGATGATATGAAGCGCCCCCCTCACCCCAACCCCTCTCCCGCGAGGGGAGAGGGGCTTGGTGCGTCGTCGGCAGTAGTCTTTGGTCGCCGCGAGTCTATTGTTTCCGCAAAATCCTCATCCCCTCTCCCCCTGTCGGCGAAGGCCGACATTCGTCGGCGGGCGGGAGAGGGTCAGGGTGAGGGGGAGCAACTGATGGCAGAAGCCACTTTCACCCTCCGCCCCGCCCGCGACGATGAGCGCGCGCTCCTCGACGACATCTGCTACCGCTCCAAAGCGCATTGGGGCTACGACGCGGCCTTCATGGCAAGTGTGCGGGATCAGATCCGCGTCCAACCCGACGCCATCAGGTTTGGCCGCGTCTGGGTGGCCGTCGACAATGCCGACCGGCCGCTGGGCGTGGTCGAGGTGGACCCCCTCGACGCGGCCAGCGCCGATCTGACGCTGCTCTTCGTCGCCCCGGAAAATCTCCGCCGCGGCATCGGCCGCGCCCTCTATGACAAGGCCCGGGCGCTTGCGCGGCAATTGGGGGCCTGCGAACTCCTGATCGACTCAGATCCGCAAGCCGCCACCTTCTACGCGTCCATGGGCGCCACCAGGATCGGTGCGGAACCCACCGGCTATCAAGGAAGATTGCTGCCGAAGTTCAGCGCGCCGATCGCAGCCCAAGCCCCATCGCCACCCCTTACCCGTTGATCGATTTCAGGAAGGCCGCCACCTCGGTCTGCAGCACCTCGACCTGAGCGTTGATCTGGCCGGACACATCCTTGACGCGCGAAGCCGATTTGCCGGTATCCAGCGCCGCCTCGGTGATGCCGACAATGTTGGCCGATACCTCGGTCGTGCCGGCCGACGCCTGCTGGACGTTGCGCGCGATTTCCTGGGTCGCCGCACCCTGCTCTTCCATCGCCGAGGCAATGCCCGTCGATATCTCGCTCATCTGGCTGATCGTCTGCCCGATATGCTGCACGGCCTCGACCGATTCACTGGTCGCGCGCTGCATCTCCGTGATGTTCGAGCTGATTTCCTCGGTTGCCTTGGCCGTCTGGGTCGCGAGATTCTTGACCTCCGATGCCACCACGGCGAAGCCCTTGCCCATCTCGCCGGCCCTCGCTGCCTCGATCGTGGCATTCAAAGCCAGCAGATTGGTCTGGCTGGCGATATCGCTGATCAGCCTGACCACGTCGCCGATCCGCTGCGCCGCGACGGACAGCATCTGAATCTGCTTGTTGGTCTGCTGCGCCTCGTCGACACCCTGATGGGTGATGGTCATCGATTGCGTCACCTGGCGGCTGATCTCGGCAATCGAGGAGGAGAGTTCCTCGGCGGCGCTGGCAACTGTCTGCACATTGACCGATGCCTCTTCCGACGCCGCGGCGACGACCGTCGATTGCTGGCTGGTTTCTTCGGCGGCACTCGACAGGGTCTGGGCATCGACCGCCAGTTCCGTGGATGCTGCTGTCAGGATCCGCACCACCTCATCCATCTTGGAACCGAAACTCTGGGCGAACTTCGCCAGGTCCCGGACGCGCTGGTCCATCGATGCCGTGCCGGCATTGATGGTTTCGGCGCCATTCTTGAACGCTCCCGGCAGGCCCCTGGTCAGCACCTTGCGGAAGGTCTTGCCCTGGCTCGCATATTCCATGGACGCCGCAGATTCGCGCACGAACGCATCGACGATATCGAGCATGTTGTCGGTGTTCGCCTGCAAGGCGCCGATCTCCCCGCCATCGCGCGGTGCGAGGATGCGGGCTTCGAGATTGCCGTGAAAGGCATTCTGGCAGACGCGCACGGCATCATTGATCC carries:
- a CDS encoding TlpA family protein disulfide reductase: MALMILKKTAFLAIFLGILLGSAPHQPALADGAAPKPGDFSPFDPPLPTPNEPFQDALGGKVTLAEFKGQVVVLNFWASWCAPCVAEMPTLDALQASLGDQGLKVIAISLDRDGIKKAAPFFRRTGVKNLTLYTDRMSDLFQELKGNALPTTYVLDRDGNVVSIYIGATNWNAQPIKDVLKKYLDVKPAG
- a CDS encoding 3-hydroxybutyryl-CoA dehydrogenase — its product is MTIETVGIIGAGQMGNGIAHVCSLAKLDVIMVDNNPAQLNKALETIRANMNRQVKRGFITQADEDAAIKRIKTSQSLKDLGPSDFVIEAATEKEEIKKEIMRAVCPHLKAETLLASNTSSISITRLAAATDRPQKFIGMHFMNPVPLMQLVELIRGLATDDDTFTQIRDLAEKLGKTTATSEDFPAFIVNRILLPMINEAVYTLYEGVGNVDAIDTAMRLGANHPMGPLELADFIGLDVCLAVMQVLYEGLADSKYRPCPLLVKYVEAGWYGKKAGRGFYDYSGETPVPTR
- a CDS encoding electron transfer flavoprotein subunit alpha/FixB family protein; this translates as MSILVLAEHDNASLKSATLHAVTAAKVIGGDIHILVAGAGAQGAADAAAKVAGVSKVLLADDAIYGHALAENVAKLIVGLAGNYSHILSAATVNGKNILPRASALLDVQQISEISAVESADTFVRPTYAGNAMTTVQSSDKIKIITVRATAFDAAAETGGSAAIEKVASGGDAGLSKFLGQEVQKTERPELTSARIVVSGGRGMQSGENFKMLEEVADKLGAAVGASRAAVDAGFVPNDYQVGQTGKIVAPDLYVAVGISGAIQHLAGMKDSKVIVAINKDEDAPIFQVADYGLVADLFTAVPELAKELGK
- a CDS encoding electron transfer flavoprotein subunit beta/FixA family protein, with the translated sequence MKVLVAVKRVIDANVKVRVKADGTGVETQNVKMSMNPFCEIATEEAVRLKEAGKVTEIVAVSLGNAQCAETIRTALAMGADRGIHVQTDVELQPLAVAKLLKAVVDKEQPGLVILGKQAIDDDANQTGQMLSALLGWPQATFASKLVLNDNNTANVTREVDGGLETIEVKTPFVMTTDLRLNEPRYASLPNIMKAKKKPIDALTPEQLGVDPTPRVKTLKVAEPPKRSAGIKVKSVAELVDKLKNEAKVI
- a CDS encoding cob(I)yrinic acid a,c-diamide adenosyltransferase — translated: MVQLTRIYTKGGDKGSTSLGSGKRVKKHDLRVSAYGTVDEANAAIGVARLHTRDDIDAMLNRIQNDLFDLGADLCQPEDPTDYPPLRVVEAQVERLEQEIDRLNAELQPLKSFVLSGGTPAAAYLHLARTIARRAEREITALMDVETVNPAGLRYINRLSDLLFVMARYVNDKGKADVLWVPGKNR
- a CDS encoding twin transmembrane helix small protein, with translation MTNILLILLIIFMILALGSLLVGVFNMGKGGTFNKNNSNKLMRYRVVFQAGAVALLVLYLMAR
- a CDS encoding aldo/keto reductase; protein product: MRRIVLPDGSSIPAIGQGTWRMGEKPAQREAEVSALQAGIDLGLTLIDTAEMYGDGGAEVVVGEAIQGRRDQVYLVSKVLPSNASFAGTVAACERSLKRLQTDRLDLYLLHWRGGDPLAETLKAFLHLQAQGKIKSFGVSNFDSNDMKQWLAISGAAATQTNQILYNVGVRGPEHDLVPLMTRHGIALMAYCPLAQGDVTAFAKLQPIAARHEATVAQVMLAWATRHKLSFAVPKSSHVARLKENAAAMDLRLTPEDLAEIDAAFPAPKKAVPLEMI
- a CDS encoding GNAT family N-acetyltransferase; amino-acid sequence: MAEATFTLRPARDDERALLDDICYRSKAHWGYDAAFMASVRDQIRVQPDAIRFGRVWVAVDNADRPLGVVEVDPLDAASADLTLLFVAPENLRRGIGRALYDKARALARQLGACELLIDSDPQAATFYASMGATRIGAEPTGYQGRLLPKFSAPIAAQAPSPPLTR
- a CDS encoding methyl-accepting chemotaxis protein — its product is MTNLSSLSKAIGAVAGLVATVVLASLLHFLLDAQFDIWITAGEFSLVAVLAVLAIWWLRRARLGINDAVRVCQNAFHGNLEARILAPRDGGEIGALQANTDNMLDIVDAFVRESAASMEYASQGKTFRKVLTRGLPGAFKNGAETINAGTASMDQRVRDLAKFAQSFGSKMDEVVRILTAASTELAVDAQTLSSAAEETSQQSTVVAAASEEASVNVQTVASAAEELSSSIAEISRQVTQSMTITHQGVDEAQQTNKQIQMLSVAAQRIGDVVRLISDIASQTNLLALNATIEAARAGEMGKGFAVVASEVKNLATQTAKATEEISSNITEMQRATSESVEAVQHIGQTISQMSEISTGIASAMEEQGAATQEIARNVQQASAGTTEVSANIVGITEAALDTGKSASRVKDVSGQINAQVEVLQTEVAAFLKSING